Proteins encoded by one window of Ursus arctos isolate Adak ecotype North America unplaced genomic scaffold, UrsArc2.0 scaffold_22, whole genome shotgun sequence:
- the LOC113269453 gene encoding olfactory receptor 52B4-like, with product MTTLNHMAVSHTVFRLLGIPGLEDQHRWISIPFFISYVITLLGNSLLVCIILTKRSLREPMYLFLCMLAAADVVLSTCTVPQALAIFWFRAGEISLDRCITQVFFLSSTFISESGILLVMAFDRYVAIRYPLRYTTILTRALIGKIGVTIFLRSYGTVFPVIFLLRRLTFCRSNILPNTACKHIVLARASCNDIRVNVWYGIFVLVFTLVLDSVLIFISYVLILRAVFHIPSRDARRKALNTCGSHVCVIILFYGPGIFSVLTQRFGHHISLHIHVLLANAYSLAPPMLNPIIYGIRTKQIRDRVAHVLFTMQKGM from the coding sequence ATGACCACCTTAAACCACATGGCTGTCAGCCACACGGTCTTCCGCTTACTGGGCATCCCCGGGCTAGAAGACCAGCACAGGTGGATTTCCATCCCCTTCTTCATTTCCTATGTCATCACCCTGCTTGGGAACAGCCTGCTCGTCTGCATTATCCTCACCAAGCGCAGCCTCCGTGAACCCATGTACCTCTTCCTCTGCATGCTGGCCGCGGCAGACGTTGTCCTCTCCACCTGCACAGTACCTCAGGCCTTGGCCATCTTCTGGTTCCGTGCTGGGGAGATCTCCCTGGATCGCTGCATCACTCaggtattttttctctcttccacttttaTCTCTGAGTCAGGGATCTTGCTGGTGATGGCGTTTGACCGCTACGTTGCCATACGCTACCCACTGAGATACACCACTATTCTTACACGTGCTCTGATTGGGAAAATTGGAGTGACCATCTTTCTGAGAAGTTATGGTACAGTTTTCCCCGTAATATTTCTTCTGAGAAGGTTGACTTTCTGCAGAAGTAACATCCTCCCAAACACAGCATGTAAGCACATTGTCTTGGCCCGTGCTTCCTGTAATGACATTCGAGTGAACGTCTGGTATGGGATTTTTGTCCTAGTGTTCACACTGGTCTTAGATAGTgtgctaatttttatttcctatgtgTTGATTCTCCGTGCTGTCTTCCACATCCCATCCCGAGATGCTCGTCGCAAAGCTCTCAATACTTGTGGCTCCCACGTCTGTGTCATCATCCTCTTTTATGGACCTGGGATCTTCTCTGTCCTCACTCAGCGGTTTGGACATCACATCTCACTCCACATCCATGTCCTGCTGGCCAATGCCTACAGTCTGGCTCCACCTATGTTGAATCCCATCATTTACGGAATCAGGACTAAACAGATCAGGGACCGGGTGGCTCATGTGTTGTTTACCATGCAGAAAGGAATGTGA